In one window of Abyssisolibacter fermentans DNA:
- a CDS encoding ABC transporter permease subunit has product MNIISREMRANRKALIIWCVSMILLITIGMIKYQGFASMGEEANELMNNLPEVMKRIFGIGDINLTEIGGYYSIFYMYFALIAGIHAILLGASIISKEERDKTADFLLIKPIKRKQIVTSKIIASLINMIILNIVTGVTSIIFVSKVNKGDSITSYILKIMATLLLIQIVFFSIGLMISSLTKTAKKASSISTGVLLSTYILSMAISMYDKIEFLGYIIPFYYFDAKAILITGEIQSIYLLLSAIIIVVGIFITYNRYEYRDIQS; this is encoded by the coding sequence ATGAATATAATTTCAAGAGAAATGCGTGCAAATAGAAAAGCATTGATTATATGGTGTGTTAGTATGATACTATTAATAACTATTGGTATGATAAAATATCAAGGTTTTGCTAGTATGGGTGAAGAAGCTAATGAATTAATGAATAATTTACCTGAAGTCATGAAAAGAATTTTTGGGATAGGTGACATTAATCTTACAGAAATAGGGGGATACTATTCTATATTTTATATGTATTTCGCACTCATAGCAGGAATACATGCAATACTATTAGGAGCATCAATTATTTCAAAGGAAGAAAGAGATAAAACTGCTGATTTTCTATTAATTAAGCCTATTAAAAGGAAACAAATAGTAACATCAAAGATAATAGCTAGTCTTATAAATATGATTATTTTAAACATAGTTACAGGCGTTACGTCAATTATTTTTGTTTCAAAAGTCAATAAAGGCGATTCTATTACATCATATATTTTAAAAATAATGGCAACATTATTATTGATTCAAATAGTGTTTTTTAGCATAGGATTAATGATATCATCATTAACCAAAACAGCAAAAAAAGCATCATCAATATCTACAGGAGTTTTACTGTCAACGTATATTTTGTCAATGGCTATAAGTATGTATGATAAAATTGAATTTTTAGGATATATAATACCTTTTTATTACTTTGATGCAAAGGCAATACTTATTACAGGGGAAATACAGAGTATATACCTATTGTTATCAGCGATAATTATCGTTGTTGGTATATTTATTACTTATAATAGATATGAATATAGAGATATACAGTCATAG
- a CDS encoding ABC transporter ATP-binding protein, with amino-acid sequence MNVIETNKLTKYYGKARGIIDVSLKVEEGEIFGFIGPNGAGKSTAIRTMLSLIYPTSGSAKIFGKDCIKEGASIRKDIGYLPSEVFYYDNMKVIDLLKYSASFYGKDCTKRINYLAEILDLDLKRKIDDLSLGNKKKVGIVQGLLHEPKLIILDEPTSGLDPLMQKKFFNLIKEENKKGATIFFSSHILDEVQKLCDRVAIIKEGKLIKVESIDSLRHNNYKKFKLEATDEIAEQSFNIKGIKDFKAQENSASFMYKGDINLIISILSKMKVKNLLVEEPTLEEIFMYYYEKEV; translated from the coding sequence ATGAATGTTATTGAAACTAACAAATTGACGAAATATTATGGCAAAGCCAGAGGTATAATTGATGTTTCACTTAAAGTAGAAGAAGGTGAGATTTTTGGATTCATAGGACCTAATGGAGCCGGTAAATCAACAGCTATTAGAACTATGTTATCATTAATATATCCTACCAGCGGAAGTGCTAAGATTTTCGGCAAAGACTGCATAAAAGAAGGTGCATCAATTAGAAAAGATATAGGCTACCTTCCTTCAGAAGTTTTTTATTATGACAATATGAAAGTTATAGATTTACTAAAATATTCAGCAAGCTTTTATGGTAAAGATTGTACTAAGAGAATAAATTATTTAGCAGAAATTTTAGATTTGGATTTAAAGAGAAAAATAGATGATTTATCATTAGGTAACAAAAAAAAGGTAGGTATAGTTCAAGGGTTACTACATGAACCAAAGCTTATAATATTAGATGAACCAACTAGTGGGTTGGATCCACTAATGCAGAAAAAGTTTTTTAATTTAATCAAAGAAGAAAATAAAAAAGGAGCAACTATTTTCTTTTCTTCTCACATACTAGATGAAGTACAGAAATTGTGTGATAGGGTTGCAATTATAAAAGAAGGTAAACTAATTAAAGTTGAAAGTATAGATTCACTAAGACATAATAATTATAAAAAATTCAAGCTTGAAGCAACTGATGAAATAGCTGAACAATCTTTTAATATAAAGGGAATCAAAGATTTTAAGGCACAAGAAAATAGTGCAAGTTTTATGTATAAAGGTGATATAAATCTAATTATTAGCATATTAAGCAAAATGAAAGTAAAAAATCTACTTGTTGAAGAGCCAACTCTGGAGGAGATTTTCATGTATTATTATGAGAAGGAGGTATAA
- the truA gene encoding tRNA pseudouridine(38-40) synthase TruA has product MRNIKMLIEYDGSRYKGWQRLGNTDNTIQHKIEDVLKKMTGEDIQIIGSGRTDAGVHAIGQVANFHTNCNSSQDEIRDYCNHYLPEDIVIKKVIEVDERFHSRYNAVSKEYIYSIYNSNVPTVFNRKYTYYIPEKLNISEMKKASKYFIGVNDYKAFTAMKSKKKSTVREIYSIEFRINGNQIDIIYHGNGFLHKMIRIITGTLIEIGLGKLKSETIPQIMNGKIRSNAGITAPSEGLCLYKVYYDK; this is encoded by the coding sequence ATGAGAAATATTAAAATGCTTATAGAATATGATGGGTCAAGATATAAAGGTTGGCAAAGGCTCGGTAATACAGACAATACTATACAACATAAAATAGAAGATGTTTTAAAGAAAATGACTGGTGAAGATATTCAAATAATTGGTTCAGGTCGAACAGATGCAGGGGTTCATGCTATAGGACAGGTAGCTAACTTTCACACCAATTGTAATAGTTCTCAAGATGAAATAAGAGATTATTGCAATCATTACTTACCAGAAGATATAGTTATAAAAAAAGTTATTGAAGTGGATGAAAGATTTCATTCTAGATACAATGCTGTTAGCAAAGAATATATTTATAGTATTTACAATAGTAATGTACCTACAGTATTTAATAGAAAATACACATATTATATTCCAGAAAAACTTAATATATCAGAAATGAAAAAGGCTTCTAAATATTTTATAGGCGTTAATGACTATAAAGCTTTTACAGCTATGAAATCTAAAAAGAAATCTACAGTAAGAGAAATTTATTCGATAGAGTTCAGAATAAATGGTAATCAAATAGATATTATTTATCATGGCAATGGGTTTTTACATAAAATGATTAGAATAATAACTGGTACGCTTATAGAGATTGGACTAGGAAAATTAAAGTCTGAAACAATACCACAAATTATGAACGGTAAAATTAGGTCAAATGCAGGAATTACAGCACCTTCTGAGGGATTATGTCTATATAAGGTTTATTATGATAAATAG
- a CDS encoding DEAD/DEAH box helicase family protein: MNELHLQNKFLIPFFTDNVNGLGYREVKANTIANNLIIEEDLREFLSSTELNKSNYEKLLKKFKNNEHKLMKEFVDYLIDRMKNYRNMALFINDTKTITFEGVKLYLFYVSGSETYGNRLFEQNIFSVVQELPYKYKYNGREVFSFRPDISFFVNGIYLGYSELKSNYNNQNARKNGRIKVVKDYKEAVIEYLKIAQDNDKTQKIRKDFLKVFEKAIHITTTDVGDTYIIRNIADYLDNIRTIQKEGKYDYDSYKLKVLKNFKPYPLLNNDKSKTGKLKEVFSALYSKEMIEKEILYYNFIERETIKKDKVKQLKNERGRLISPRPKQKFGVDKIMSKIDELLIHENEDDYFINKLRKELSGVSEDIRNDLIKKRLKYQNNKNVYSLLLQYAAGFGKSNIIGWSALQLKDIKRDGKYVYDKIMLIVDRVQLRDQLDSKMFNMNIDNKMFVEASDKRSFINALSTDKRIVIVNLQKFNTIKEVLSDDILDRLANMRIVFLIDEIHRSNSGKQHNEMISLFDELQSSFDSNKEYVKNRKHKNLLIGFTATPSDHTLARFGEFSKYAEGEKIWKPFDSYTMKEAIEDGYILNPLKGIVPVSAKMYYELPNDITKGVNNKEKEYRIVKKKVYENEDRIDATSKFIVERLVKTTYRKIRGQAKAMLATTSIKSAIKYKECIEKYYDEAMNYKNYQRFKDAPVYIVYSGDGQKYSKASNLNNGKSEVKVLQEFALCKNGLIIVVDKLQTGFDEPRLHTLFLDKEIRAINAIQTISRVNRTTKHKNECKIVDFSHKNVNVNNIKEAFEHFSDVVISDFDPFGELKGLENIYDDLIDSSLYKKYFKMFLTIKQGKEKNVHNFLEFEDGLARYIRNNPERSKKLKKKINRYFQILNLVEFVIEFDPKYNEINFLEFWKRYNNEYNNINKPDNLKDDVEVYFDNQIGIVNPPEKDENKRKTKGNEDGESGGEQMKFDILKIIQQKNQEEETIGELIKEFEEKIEKLFLFTMKPENGRNLIAKMKDIGTKFSEEEIYSDFTKIYRKFKIKYKREIGEFFFKETEDIIDKLCDDFEEYVNKNNF; encoded by the coding sequence ATGAATGAATTACATCTACAGAATAAATTTCTAATTCCTTTTTTTACGGACAATGTAAATGGCTTAGGTTATAGAGAGGTCAAAGCCAATACTATTGCTAACAATTTAATCATCGAAGAAGATTTGAGAGAGTTTCTTAGCAGTACGGAACTAAATAAAAGCAATTATGAAAAATTACTTAAAAAGTTTAAGAATAATGAGCATAAATTGATGAAGGAATTTGTTGATTATTTAATAGATAGAATGAAGAATTATAGAAATATGGCATTATTCATTAATGATACTAAAACCATAACTTTTGAAGGGGTAAAGCTGTATTTATTTTATGTAAGTGGTAGTGAAACATATGGCAATAGACTCTTTGAGCAAAATATTTTTTCTGTAGTTCAGGAATTGCCGTATAAGTATAAATATAATGGAAGGGAAGTTTTTTCATTCAGACCAGATATTAGTTTTTTTGTTAATGGAATTTATTTAGGTTATAGTGAATTAAAATCCAATTATAATAATCAAAATGCCAGAAAAAACGGAAGAATAAAAGTTGTTAAAGATTATAAAGAGGCTGTGATTGAGTATTTAAAAATAGCACAAGATAATGATAAAACTCAAAAAATAAGAAAAGATTTTTTGAAAGTATTTGAAAAAGCCATTCATATTACAACTACTGATGTGGGTGATACTTATATTATTAGAAATATTGCTGATTACCTTGATAATATTAGGACAATTCAAAAAGAAGGAAAGTATGATTATGATAGCTATAAATTAAAAGTTTTAAAGAATTTTAAACCATATCCTTTATTAAATAATGACAAGTCAAAAACTGGAAAATTAAAGGAAGTGTTTTCAGCATTATATTCTAAAGAAATGATAGAGAAAGAGATTCTTTATTATAATTTTATTGAGAGAGAAACTATTAAAAAAGATAAAGTGAAACAATTGAAAAATGAAAGAGGGCGATTAATCAGTCCTAGACCAAAGCAAAAATTTGGTGTAGACAAGATAATGTCCAAAATTGATGAGTTGTTGATTCATGAAAATGAAGATGATTATTTTATTAATAAATTAAGAAAAGAATTATCAGGAGTAAGTGAAGACATAAGGAATGATTTAATTAAGAAGAGATTAAAATATCAGAATAATAAGAACGTATATTCACTTCTGTTACAGTATGCAGCTGGTTTTGGCAAGAGTAATATTATTGGATGGTCTGCACTGCAATTAAAAGATATAAAAAGAGATGGAAAATATGTCTATGATAAAATTATGCTAATTGTTGATAGAGTTCAATTAAGAGATCAATTAGATAGTAAAATGTTCAATATGAATATTGATAATAAAATGTTTGTAGAAGCAAGCGACAAGAGATCTTTTATTAATGCTTTAAGTACAGATAAGCGAATTGTTATAGTAAATTTACAAAAATTCAACACTATTAAAGAAGTATTAAGCGATGATATATTAGATAGGCTTGCTAATATGAGAATTGTTTTTTTAATTGATGAAATTCATCGTTCTAATAGTGGAAAACAGCATAATGAGATGATTAGTTTATTTGATGAATTACAAAGCAGTTTTGACTCAAATAAAGAATATGTGAAGAATAGAAAGCATAAGAATTTGCTTATTGGTTTTACCGCAACACCAAGTGATCATACATTGGCAAGGTTTGGTGAATTTAGCAAGTATGCAGAAGGAGAAAAAATATGGAAGCCTTTTGATAGCTATACCATGAAGGAAGCTATTGAAGATGGTTATATATTAAATCCTCTAAAAGGAATTGTGCCAGTGTCAGCTAAGATGTATTATGAATTACCTAATGATATTACAAAGGGAGTCAACAATAAAGAAAAAGAGTATAGAATTGTTAAGAAAAAGGTATATGAGAATGAAGATCGTATAGATGCTACTTCTAAGTTCATTGTAGAACGATTAGTCAAAACAACCTATAGAAAAATTAGGGGACAAGCAAAAGCTATGTTGGCAACAACGTCAATAAAAAGTGCTATTAAATACAAAGAATGTATAGAAAAGTATTATGATGAAGCAATGAATTATAAAAATTACCAACGATTTAAGGATGCTCCTGTATATATTGTATACAGTGGAGATGGGCAAAAATATTCTAAAGCTAGCAATTTAAATAATGGAAAATCTGAAGTAAAAGTACTTCAGGAGTTTGCTTTGTGTAAAAATGGATTGATTATAGTTGTAGATAAGTTACAAACCGGTTTTGATGAACCTAGATTACATACATTGTTTTTAGATAAGGAGATAAGAGCCATTAATGCGATACAGACTATTTCTAGGGTAAATAGAACAACAAAACATAAAAATGAATGTAAAATAGTAGATTTTTCACACAAAAACGTGAACGTAAATAATATTAAAGAGGCTTTTGAACATTTTAGTGATGTTGTAATTAGCGATTTTGATCCATTTGGAGAGTTAAAAGGACTTGAGAATATTTATGATGATTTAATAGATTCTTCATTGTATAAGAAATACTTCAAGATGTTTTTAACCATAAAACAAGGTAAGGAAAAGAATGTACATAATTTTTTAGAGTTTGAAGATGGATTAGCGAGGTACATAAGAAATAATCCTGAGAGAAGTAAAAAATTAAAAAAGAAAATTAATAGATATTTTCAAATTTTGAATCTGGTTGAATTTGTTATAGAATTTGATCCAAAATATAATGAGATAAACTTTTTAGAATTTTGGAAAAGGTATAATAATGAGTACAACAATATTAATAAACCAGATAATCTAAAGGACGATGTAGAAGTTTACTTTGATAATCAGATTGGAATTGTCAATCCCCCAGAAAAAGATGAAAATAAAAGAAAAACTAAAGGTAATGAGGATGGAGAATCTGGTGGAGAACAGATGAAATTTGATATATTGAAAATAATTCAACAAAAAAATCAAGAAGAAGAAACTATAGGTGAATTAATAAAAGAATTTGAAGAAAAAATCGAAAAATTATTTTTATTTACAATGAAACCAGAGAATGGTAGAAATCTAATAGCCAAAATGAAGGATATAGGAACCAAATTTAGTGAAGAAGAAATTTATAGTGATTTTACTAAAATATATAGGAAGTTTAAAATTAAGTATAAAAGAGAAATTGGAGAGTTTTTCTTCAAAGAGACAGAAGATATTATAGATAAATTGTGTGATGATTTTGAGGAATATGTTAATAAAAACAATTTTTAA
- a CDS encoding ABC transporter permease subunit, whose amino-acid sequence MNIFKYEFKSYLKENIIWTVSLILCLLLFLSIYPSFSSEAEKLERLLNNFPETFKKAFGFNNLTFSSINSFYSMIFMYIKLIGAIFAMKLGLDIMSKEIREKTVEFLVVKPVNRKQIITPKFLAVLTHVIIMNVIYLICALLLVQIFKKVEFDFKTFLLISLSLFFIQIFFLTFGILIGTIVKKIKSVLPITMGVVFGFYIIQLLNNTLQDKKLSYISPFGYFDPDSIMLEIAYKTNYLILNFILAMVFICFAYIRYQKKDFPSI is encoded by the coding sequence ATGAATATTTTTAAATATGAATTCAAATCATACTTAAAAGAAAATATAATATGGACTGTTTCTTTAATATTGTGTTTATTATTGTTTTTATCTATATATCCTTCTTTTTCATCTGAAGCAGAAAAACTTGAAAGACTATTAAATAATTTTCCTGAAACATTTAAAAAAGCCTTTGGATTTAATAACCTTACTTTTAGTAGTATAAATAGTTTTTACAGCATGATTTTCATGTACATTAAATTAATAGGAGCTATATTTGCTATGAAATTAGGATTGGATATTATGTCTAAAGAAATACGAGAAAAAACAGTAGAATTTCTTGTTGTTAAACCTGTAAATAGAAAACAGATTATTACACCTAAATTTTTAGCAGTATTAACACACGTTATTATTATGAATGTAATCTATTTAATATGTGCGCTTTTATTAGTTCAAATATTTAAAAAAGTAGAGTTTGATTTTAAGACTTTTTTATTAATTTCTTTAAGCTTGTTTTTTATTCAAATATTTTTCTTAACATTTGGTATTTTGATTGGAACAATTGTAAAGAAAATTAAAAGCGTATTACCTATTACAATGGGTGTAGTTTTTGGATTTTATATTATTCAACTATTAAATAATACACTTCAAGATAAAAAACTTTCTTACATTTCACCCTTTGGATACTTTGATCCAGATAGTATTATGCTTGAGATAGCTTATAAAACTAACTATTTAATACTCAATTTTATATTAGCTATGGTGTTTATTTGTTTTGCATATATAAGATATCAAAAAAAAGATTTTCCATCTATATAA